The genomic segment tgCCCTAAAGTGGTTAGCTATCCATCACTCTGGAGATGTTCGCTCTTGAATATATCCTTGTctgataaataattagttttattttatcaacccACACCTAACAAACACAAGCTTACATATAATCATGTGCAATACCGCCTTATCACTTGTTATTAGCCCTTATTGGTGactatttaacattaaaatactttgtaaaTATACTATACGTAAATCACTGTGTCCTTAcgaactaaatatttatattaaatttgttATGACAAGCATATGTAATTATGCAGCATTTATGAAGTACCATACAAGTGGTCTTCATCATCATTCTTTTCCTACTTTTAAAGCATGATGTTAATAAAGAGTGAATCACCCTTAAACTCTTAAAATCACCCCAAGCTTCTAACAGTATATCAAAGTAATTATTCCGAGATCAAGTTCCAAAGATCAGTTATTTGATTTAAACTCATATCTGGGGGACTAAACATAAATTGCTGGATATATTTAGGCCCTAAAGTTTTCAGCTTTTGGATACTTATAGTTGATAATATAAAACTGACTAGTTGTGTGCGAGGTACACCAATTATTTCAGCGATCACTCCCGTTATGTGTACATCGTCAATCCAGAAGTAGGGTAGGGTCTGAGCCACTTTCAGCAACCGAGGGACTACGTCTTGTGAGTATATGATAGCCCAACCTGGAATTAgagtaattgaattttaatattacattatatttccaAAAGCATAGGGATTGAGAAACATCATCATATTCATCGTTCTGGCACTGGTTCGCAGtctgtacctacttatgtatattttgtatttctcaGTCAAgccaatataaaattattgtttatgagAAACAAATGTCTTATACCATatcataatacatttatttcaactttaatgtacatagaacaataaaacaaattactaaTTAGTATTATACCAACAGGATAATATCATGTTTTGCACAATTAATCTAAATTATAGAGGAAaattgtaacataaataaattgacagaCCTGGACAATAGGTAGGATAATATTCCGGCGCATATTCTTTCTCAGTCACCTGCCATTTAGACTTGTGTCGCAAAGCTTTGGTATGTTCACGAACTCGACAAGCAATCAGATCCTTAGCACCCCACGGAGAGAACTCCCTTGCCAGAAACCGCAGCATTTGTGGTGAATTCACCaaaatatcatcatcagcttTCAAAACATATTTGACTTTTGGACAATGGTGCACTATCCATTTAAGGCCCATTACATGTTTATAAGTCATATTTCTATACGCATCAATGAAATTCCCTTGAACTATATCCCCATACGACTTACTTTCATTGATTATTTGGTTTGAAATACTAATATTCTCAGATTCCCCGACTAGGAACACCACTTTAGTGGAGTCATGGTTTTTACCCCAGGTTTTACGTATAACCTCTCGGTTTTCATAATTACTTGGGTTTGAAGTTACTATAATCATTAGCAGAAACCCCGCTGTGTAGTTTTCACACGGTTGTGGGtttattttaaaggtaaaatGGTTAATATCTATCAATTGGGAGTAGTTGTCGTCCGCAACAATTTGTGTCGTGTTATACGGCCCTAGAAGTCTAAATGTTGGGTTTTCAATCTCTATTATTATAGATCCATATTGCGTGTAAATATTATACACTAAAGatacaacacaaaaagtaaaaaatatcttgTGAAGAATTACTGTTTCAGCTCCTTCCGCCATACTAGTAACCTAAGTTTAATAGATTTATACGAACGTGTAGGAAGTGATAAATAGTAGCAATTCATTTAAACTAgcacaatataatttttatttcaccaaCTAAAacgaaacaacaaataaattatcacTCAACAACTCAACAAGACAACAACAAACAATACTTTCAAGATTATTGACGTTTTAGTTTTTGACAGATTGCGTTTAGTAACTGgattttctttgta from the Spodoptera frugiperda isolate SF20-4 chromosome 16, AGI-APGP_CSIRO_Sfru_2.0, whole genome shotgun sequence genome contains:
- the LOC118280704 gene encoding beta-1,3-galactosyltransferase 5-like → MAEGAETVILHKIFFTFCVVSLVYNIYTQYGSIIIEIENPTFRLLGPYNTTQIVADDNYSQLIDINHFTFKINPQPCENYTAGFLLMIIVTSNPSNYENREVIRKTWGKNHDSTKVVFLVGESENISISNQIINESKSYGDIVQGNFIDAYRNMTYKHVMGLKWIVHHCPKVKYVLKADDDILVNSPQMLRFLAREFSPWGAKDLIACRVREHTKALRHKSKWQVTEKEYAPEYYPTYCPGWAIIYSQDVVPRLLKVAQTLPYFWIDDVHITGVIAEIIGVPRTQLVSFILSTISIQKLKTLGPKYIQQFMFSPPDMSLNQITDLWNLISE